From a single bacterium genomic region:
- a CDS encoding ABC transporter substrate-binding protein gives MVALLASACGGDDDTGDGVSPPATSAPSQDGEDARDEGRSDSQDEQPLDQENRDADEVSPEPTAAPTLPDEEPPPSELDEIYGGTLVFALESETTGGWNPVTTSAATSGQIVLRQLYDPLVIEGADGEAIPFLLESFSPNDDYTEWTFTLRPGITFHDGLPVDSAALVRHLEELGNATLSRLAIEEAEIQSFEAIDDLSVKVTLGKTFVDFPLGFTSAGGFLGSPAMHDLGTDSARNPIGTGPFMLEEWVEHEVTRLVRNPNYWRTDAEGRQLPYLDAIEFRPFEDDEIRFNALRSGDVDASVDNGGRRVEEYNENFKAYWQGEQYSATTSVLMNTTRPPFDNVEFRRALAQCIDRQTLNSVLWDGQPPATGPFSPGTPGYLEDSGFPDYDPDAGRAVIQRLGAPSFDIITTVTTLDLLQAELLVQMWGECGLDVGINQMLQTEAVTTAVFGNFSVFIAVNHSGYSLAMERFWWHSGYSPPPPVPAINFGRIVDPRIDAALDEVITTDDEERQREIAEEVNRAFAESVYNIWLYHSRWLVAAQDHVNGIDDLTLPEGGKHPKVFLGRVFLAEAWLDMR, from the coding sequence GTGGTCGCACTGTTGGCATCGGCCTGCGGTGGTGACGACGACACCGGCGACGGCGTCTCGCCCCCCGCAACATCGGCACCGTCCCAAGACGGGGAAGACGCTCGAGACGAGGGGCGCAGCGACAGCCAAGACGAGCAGCCCCTAGATCAGGAGAACCGCGACGCCGACGAGGTGTCTCCTGAGCCCACAGCGGCCCCGACGCTGCCGGACGAGGAGCCACCCCCATCAGAGCTCGATGAGATCTACGGCGGCACGCTGGTGTTCGCCCTGGAGTCGGAGACCACGGGGGGATGGAACCCAGTCACGACATCCGCCGCCACGTCGGGACAAATCGTGTTGCGGCAGCTGTACGATCCGCTGGTCATCGAGGGCGCCGATGGCGAGGCGATTCCGTTCCTGTTGGAGAGCTTCTCGCCCAACGACGACTACACCGAGTGGACGTTCACGCTGCGCCCGGGGATCACGTTCCATGACGGCCTGCCGGTGGACTCGGCTGCCTTGGTCCGCCATCTGGAGGAGTTGGGCAACGCCACTTTGTCACGGCTGGCCATTGAAGAAGCCGAGATCCAGAGCTTCGAGGCCATCGACGACTTGAGCGTGAAGGTCACCCTGGGGAAGACGTTTGTTGATTTCCCTCTCGGCTTCACCAGCGCGGGCGGCTTTCTGGGGTCGCCAGCCATGCACGACCTCGGCACCGACAGCGCCCGCAACCCGATCGGCACCGGCCCGTTCATGCTGGAAGAGTGGGTAGAGCACGAGGTGACCCGCCTGGTGCGCAATCCGAACTACTGGCGCACCGACGCCGAGGGCCGGCAGCTCCCCTATCTCGACGCCATCGAGTTCCGCCCCTTTGAAGACGATGAGATCCGGTTCAACGCCCTGCGTTCAGGCGATGTGGATGCCAGCGTCGACAACGGCGGAAGAAGGGTTGAGGAGTACAACGAGAACTTCAAGGCGTACTGGCAGGGAGAGCAGTACTCGGCTACCACTTCGGTGTTGATGAACACCACGAGGCCGCCGTTTGACAATGTGGAGTTTCGCCGGGCGCTGGCCCAGTGCATCGACCGGCAAACTCTCAATTCCGTTCTTTGGGACGGGCAGCCTCCCGCCACCGGCCCATTCTCCCCGGGAACTCCCGGCTATCTGGAGGACTCCGGGTTTCCCGACTACGACCCCGATGCCGGCCGGGCGGTCATCCAGCGGTTGGGCGCGCCCAGCTTTGACATCATCACCACGGTCACCACATTGGACCTGCTGCAAGCCGAATTGCTCGTCCAGATGTGGGGTGAGTGTGGGCTGGATGTGGGCATCAACCAGATGCTCCAAACCGAGGCGGTGACCACGGCGGTATTTGGGAACTTCTCCGTGTTCATAGCGGTCAACCACAGCGGGTACAGCCTGGCTATGGAGCGGTTCTGGTGGCACAGCGGCTACAGCCCGCCACCCCCCGTGCCAGCCATCAACTTCGGGCGCATCGTCGACCCCAGGATCGATGCCGCGCTAGACGAGGTCATCACCACCGACGACGAGGAGCGGCAGCGAGAAATTGCCGAGGAAGTCAACCGGGCGTTTGCCGAGAGCGTCTACAACATCTGGCTCTACCACTCGCGGTGGTTGGTGGCCGCCCAAGACCATGTGAATGGCATTGACGACCTCACGCTTCCCGAGGGTGGGAAGCACCCCAAAGTATTCTTGGGCCGGGTGTTCTTGGCCGAGGCCTGGCTGGACATGAGGTAG
- a CDS encoding ABC transporter substrate-binding protein: MASRRWLALFFAVALVAGACGGGNDDDDAGSGVAAEATAAPEAPSGDDGDEAPAPSGGDEDADQSSTDDGGEDAGSSEDTSAPEAEATEAPPAAPEPQYGGTLVVGLEAETTNGLNPVNAQAAVSGHILFRALYDTLTIEGDDGQIVPNLLESFSSNDDFSEWTLTLPPGISFHDGTPADAAALKRHFEENAKGTLTGIVIGDWGIQEIQIVDDLTVKLVLEGPFAPLPYFLSSHLGYFGAPSMHDLGQEGAARNPIGTGPFMLDEWIDNEVTRMVRNPNYWRTDAEGRSLPYLDAIEFRPIPDTDGRFNALRSGDLDATSVNTGLRVDEYNEQFKTFWQDEDYNETTYLLLNSSRPPFDNVEFRRALAQCFDVQTFNTVRWDGQVPATGPFSPGTPGYLADSGYPTYDPAAGSATIARLGITELDLGTTIDPANLLNTEMIAALWSDCGLDVSITQVDQAELITNAVFGNFTAFLWRQHESYNLGVERVWWHSKFGQGIALNFGRINNPAIDAALDEALTTDDPERLRELAEDINRAFADQVHYLWAYHSNWLFATQDHVHGVDNLTLRGGQEHEKVFSGRVFLTEAWIEQ, encoded by the coding sequence TTGGCGAGCAGGCGGTGGCTGGCCCTGTTCTTCGCAGTGGCACTGGTGGCCGGGGCCTGTGGCGGCGGGAACGACGACGATGACGCCGGGAGCGGTGTGGCCGCTGAGGCCACCGCCGCCCCCGAAGCGCCTTCAGGGGATGACGGCGACGAAGCCCCCGCTCCCAGCGGAGGCGACGAGGATGCGGACCAGTCCAGCACCGATGACGGGGGGGAAGACGCAGGTTCGTCCGAAGACACGTCAGCCCCGGAGGCTGAGGCCACTGAGGCTCCACCCGCCGCACCGGAGCCCCAGTACGGGGGCACGCTGGTGGTGGGATTGGAAGCCGAGACCACCAACGGCCTGAACCCGGTGAATGCCCAGGCTGCGGTGTCGGGCCACATCTTGTTCCGGGCCCTATACGACACCTTGACCATCGAGGGCGACGACGGCCAGATTGTGCCGAACCTGCTGGAGAGCTTCAGCTCCAACGACGACTTCAGCGAGTGGACGCTCACTTTGCCGCCGGGGATCAGCTTCCACGACGGGACGCCGGCTGATGCGGCTGCACTGAAGCGCCACTTCGAGGAGAACGCCAAGGGCACGCTGACCGGAATCGTCATCGGCGACTGGGGGATTCAAGAGATCCAGATCGTGGACGACCTGACGGTGAAGCTGGTGCTGGAAGGACCGTTTGCCCCGCTGCCGTATTTCCTGAGCAGCCATCTCGGCTATTTCGGGGCACCGTCGATGCACGATCTCGGCCAGGAGGGAGCGGCTCGCAATCCCATCGGCACTGGGCCGTTCATGCTGGATGAGTGGATCGACAACGAGGTCACCCGCATGGTGCGAAACCCCAACTACTGGCGCACCGATGCCGAGGGACGCAGCCTCCCGTATCTGGACGCCATCGAGTTCCGGCCCATCCCCGACACCGACGGCCGGTTCAACGCCCTCAGGTCGGGCGACCTCGATGCCACCAGTGTGAACACCGGCCTCAGGGTTGACGAGTACAACGAGCAGTTCAAGACGTTCTGGCAGGACGAGGACTACAACGAGACCACCTACCTTCTGCTCAACAGCTCCCGACCACCTTTCGACAACGTGGAGTTCCGCCGGGCGCTGGCTCAGTGCTTCGATGTCCAGACTTTCAACACCGTCCGCTGGGACGGACAGGTACCGGCGACCGGACCGTTCTCCCCGGGCACTCCCGGCTATCTGGCGGACTCCGGTTATCCCACCTACGACCCCGCGGCGGGCAGCGCGACCATTGCCCGGCTGGGCATTACCGAACTTGATCTCGGCACCACCATCGACCCGGCCAACCTGCTCAACACCGAGATGATCGCCGCCTTATGGAGCGACTGCGGGCTCGACGTGTCCATCACCCAGGTGGACCAGGCCGAGTTGATCACCAACGCGGTGTTCGGCAACTTCACTGCCTTCTTGTGGCGTCAGCACGAGAGCTACAACTTGGGCGTCGAGCGGGTTTGGTGGCACAGCAAGTTTGGCCAGGGTATCGCCCTGAACTTCGGCCGGATCAACAATCCGGCTATAGACGCCGCCCTTGATGAAGCCTTGACCACCGACGACCCCGAGCGTTTGCGGGAGCTGGCCGAGGACATCAACCGGGCATTCGCCGATCAAGTCCACTACCTCTGGGCCTACCACTCGAACTGGCTATTCGCCACCCAAGACCATGTGCATGGCGTGGACAACCTCACCCTCCGCGGCGGACAGGAGCACGAGAAGGTGTTCAGCGGGAGGGTCTTCTTGACCGAGGCCTGGATCGAGCAGTAG